In Candidatus Binataceae bacterium, one genomic interval encodes:
- a CDS encoding MaoC/PaaZ C-terminal domain-containing protein yields the protein MPLNREFIGRKYPPLTSTVTLEALQKYARAYNDDNRRYFDPSAAGGIVAPPMYGVVVAWMSVVGAVGDPALGADLLRLLHAEQDMEFIAPLRPGDEITTVARVASIEARPGGEAMTLELDSRNRAGDPVLHTLFGILIRAARRDRSAAGRAERPAAPSGDPILSVEQTIDRDQTFRYAEASGDLNPIHVDENVAKMAGLPGIVVHGLCTMAFTSKVVIDGLCAGDPVRLKRLRVQFSRPVLPGQSITTRVWAAGEHGGHTAYAFETYNPEGMAVIRGGIAEIAP from the coding sequence AACAGGGAATTTATCGGCCGCAAATATCCGCCGCTCACTTCGACGGTCACGCTCGAAGCGCTGCAGAAATACGCCCGCGCGTACAACGACGACAACCGGCGCTACTTCGATCCTTCCGCCGCGGGCGGTATCGTCGCGCCGCCGATGTACGGTGTGGTGGTCGCGTGGATGTCGGTGGTCGGCGCAGTCGGCGATCCCGCCCTCGGCGCGGACCTGCTGCGCCTGCTGCACGCCGAGCAGGATATGGAATTCATCGCTCCGCTTCGCCCCGGCGACGAGATCACCACCGTCGCCCGCGTCGCCTCGATCGAGGCGCGCCCCGGCGGAGAGGCGATGACGCTCGAGCTCGACTCGCGCAATCGCGCGGGCGACCCGGTGCTGCATACGCTCTTCGGGATTTTGATCCGCGCCGCCCGCCGGGATCGAAGCGCCGCGGGGCGCGCGGAGCGGCCGGCCGCTCCGTCGGGCGATCCGATTCTCAGCGTCGAGCAGACGATCGATCGCGACCAGACCTTCCGCTATGCCGAGGCTTCGGGCGATCTCAATCCGATCCACGTCGATGAAAACGTCGCCAAGATGGCGGGCCTGCCGGGGATTGTCGTGCACGGGCTATGCACGATGGCGTTCACCTCCAAGGTCGTGATCGATGGCCTTTGCGCCGGCGATCCGGTGCGCCTAAAGCGCCTGCGCGTACAGTTCAGCCGCCCGGTTCTTCCCGGACAATCGATCACAACGAGAGTTTGGGCCGCTGGCGAGCACGGGGGTCACACCGCGTACGCGTTCGAAACCTACAACCCCGAGGGGATGGCGGTGATCCGGGGCGGAATCGCCGAGATCGCACCCTGA
- a CDS encoding ABC transporter substrate-binding protein codes for MPERLLLGLSLSLSGAYAAMGRQAEAAVKLFVDDLNSAGGVNVCGRTHELELRCLDDRSDARRCAEIYHALCGAERVHLLLGPYSSRLARVAAPIAEAAGMMMLNHGGADDGLYTQGMRMLVGVLTPASDYFVPFARLLAELKFWRKRLAIVTAATPFASDVGAGLERACHERPARWHGVRVRVKYRGDFARDEALARLLPALGRNRINALAAAGNFAQDVALVRAVVAANPNLPVLACVAAGVHGFGAELGEAAEGIVGPSQWEAHARIAPELGPPPNDFARRMRKSGFPDCDYTAAQAYAAGLVGAAAVRKCDSLDQHRLREAIGEMRTSTLFGDFAIDRVTGRQIAHQMLLVQWHMGRKEIIQPQSHGETAALEIPSGWRMVVAAIRGHKYTLDGSPRYEAGSRRDDESGDNGESR; via the coding sequence ATGCCCGAGCGGCTACTTCTCGGTCTTTCGCTCTCGCTGAGCGGTGCCTACGCCGCGATGGGCCGTCAGGCCGAGGCCGCGGTCAAACTATTCGTCGACGATCTCAACTCCGCCGGGGGCGTGAACGTCTGCGGCCGCACGCACGAACTCGAGCTTCGATGCCTTGACGATCGGAGCGACGCCCGGCGCTGCGCGGAAATCTATCATGCGCTCTGCGGCGCCGAGCGCGTTCATCTGTTGCTCGGCCCGTATTCGAGCCGCCTCGCGCGCGTGGCCGCGCCGATTGCCGAAGCGGCCGGAATGATGATGCTCAATCACGGGGGCGCTGATGACGGCCTCTATACGCAAGGCATGCGGATGCTGGTCGGCGTGCTTACTCCGGCGAGCGATTATTTCGTCCCGTTCGCGCGGCTGCTGGCCGAACTCAAGTTCTGGCGCAAGCGCCTTGCGATCGTCACCGCGGCGACGCCTTTCGCGAGCGACGTCGGCGCCGGCCTCGAACGCGCCTGCCATGAGCGGCCCGCGCGCTGGCACGGAGTGCGTGTGCGCGTGAAGTACCGCGGCGATTTCGCCCGCGACGAGGCGCTCGCGCGATTGCTGCCGGCGCTTGGGCGCAACCGGATCAACGCGCTCGCCGCCGCCGGCAACTTCGCCCAGGACGTCGCCCTGGTGCGCGCGGTGGTCGCCGCCAATCCCAATCTCCCCGTGCTCGCCTGCGTCGCCGCCGGCGTGCATGGCTTCGGCGCGGAGCTGGGCGAAGCCGCCGAGGGTATTGTCGGCCCCAGCCAATGGGAGGCGCACGCGCGGATCGCGCCGGAACTCGGGCCGCCGCCGAACGATTTCGCGCGCCGGATGCGCAAAAGCGGCTTTCCCGACTGCGACTATACCGCCGCGCAGGCGTACGCCGCCGGGCTGGTCGGCGCCGCGGCGGTACGGAAGTGTGATTCTCTCGATCAGCACAGGCTGCGCGAGGCGATCGGCGAGATGCGCACCAGCACGCTCTTCGGCGACTTTGCGATCGACCGCGTAACCGGCCGCCAAATCGCGCATCAGATGCTCCTGGTGCAGTGGCACATGGGCCGCAAGGAGATCATCCAACCGCAATCGCACGGCGAAACCGCCGCCCTCGAGATCCCCTCCGGATGGCGCATGGTCGTCGCCGCGATCCGCGGCCACAAATATACGCTTGACGGCAGTCCGCGCTACGAAGCCGGATCCCGTCGCGACGACGAATCCGGCGATAACGGCGAATCGCGATGA
- a CDS encoding alkyl sulfatase dimerization domain-containing protein, protein MGFKEESEKLLSGELSIREHHPLIPTGEAEEVAAGVMFWRWFANMAAVKTEDGLVLIDTGSHFNQAETVAMVRRWSSDRVNTAIYTHGHVDHAGGMTGFAAEAQQSRRARPRVVGHRATAARFDRYKRTAGYNSIINSRQFGARAPWPEEFVYPDTYFDHQFNVAAGTWRFECHHARGETDDHCWVFIPGRKVLLTGDFIIWAAPNAGNPQKAQRYAREWAEALRAMAKTGAEVMLPGHGIPVFGSIRIRQVLNDTAEYLQSLYDQTLKMMNEGATLDDIAQGVKPPAALAEKPYLQPVYDEPEFIVRNVCRLEGGWYDGIASHLKPAPHCAQAAEIAAMAGGADVLLGRALQRLSDGELALAAHLIDWAVAAAPENRAAHEARMRIYAARAAESVSTMAHGIFRAAAIESAARAGVPPPEDPRKI, encoded by the coding sequence ATGGGATTCAAGGAAGAGTCGGAAAAACTTCTGAGCGGCGAACTTTCGATCCGCGAGCACCATCCGTTGATCCCGACCGGCGAGGCGGAGGAGGTTGCGGCGGGCGTGATGTTCTGGCGCTGGTTCGCGAATATGGCCGCAGTCAAGACCGAGGACGGACTCGTGCTGATCGATACCGGCAGTCATTTCAATCAGGCCGAGACGGTGGCGATGGTGCGGCGATGGTCGTCCGACCGGGTCAACACCGCGATTTACACGCACGGCCACGTCGATCACGCGGGCGGGATGACCGGGTTCGCGGCCGAGGCTCAGCAGAGCCGCCGCGCGCGCCCACGCGTGGTCGGCCATCGCGCGACCGCGGCGCGTTTCGACCGCTACAAACGCACTGCCGGCTACAACAGCATCATCAACTCGCGGCAGTTCGGCGCTCGCGCGCCATGGCCCGAAGAATTCGTCTATCCCGATACCTACTTCGATCATCAGTTCAACGTGGCGGCCGGAACCTGGCGTTTCGAGTGCCATCATGCGCGCGGCGAGACTGACGACCATTGCTGGGTCTTCATCCCCGGCCGCAAGGTGCTGCTCACCGGCGACTTTATCATCTGGGCGGCGCCCAACGCGGGCAATCCGCAAAAAGCGCAGCGCTACGCGCGCGAATGGGCCGAGGCGCTGCGCGCGATGGCCAAGACGGGGGCGGAGGTGATGCTGCCCGGCCACGGGATTCCCGTGTTCGGCTCGATCCGCATCCGCCAGGTGCTGAACGACACCGCCGAGTACTTGCAGAGCCTCTACGACCAGACGTTAAAGATGATGAACGAGGGCGCGACGCTCGACGACATCGCGCAGGGCGTCAAGCCGCCGGCGGCGCTCGCCGAGAAGCCCTACCTGCAGCCGGTTTACGACGAGCCGGAGTTCATCGTGCGCAACGTCTGCCGGCTGGAGGGCGGATGGTATGACGGCATCGCGTCGCATCTCAAACCCGCACCGCATTGCGCGCAGGCGGCCGAAATAGCCGCGATGGCGGGCGGCGCCGACGTGCTGCTCGGCCGCGCGCTGCAGAGGCTGTCGGACGGCGAGCTCGCGCTCGCGGCGCATCTTATCGACTGGGCGGTGGCCGCGGCGCCGGAGAATCGCGCGGCGCACGAGGCTCGGATGCGCATCTACGCGGCGCGCGCGGCGGAATCGGTTTCGACCATGGCGCACGGGATTTTCCGCGCCGCGGCGATCGAATCGGCGGCCAGGGCCGGCGTTCCGCCGCCGGAGGATCCGCGCAAGATCTGA
- a CDS encoding riboflavin synthase, with protein MFTGIIEDLGTVAGIKRTNKGALLSFGTTLPLGRISIGDSVAVNGACLTVVRKQRGNRRGTIAMDVSAETLRRTTLGGLAVGDRVNLERCLTLDKLLGGHLVSGHVDGVGKIVSIAPEGDSKLYTFEVAPAQARYLVEKGSVAIDGVSLTVFAIAGRRFSVALIPHTLRLTTLGQKGPGDAVNVESDMLVKYVERILAGRSSGAARKASRRSATGAPLSKTVGAARHARGRGVLP; from the coding sequence TTGTTCACAGGCATTATCGAAGACCTCGGCACGGTTGCGGGAATAAAGCGCACCAACAAAGGCGCGCTGCTGAGTTTCGGCACCACGCTCCCGCTTGGCCGAATCTCGATCGGCGATTCAGTCGCGGTCAACGGCGCATGCCTGACCGTGGTCCGCAAGCAGCGCGGCAACCGGCGCGGAACGATCGCGATGGACGTGTCGGCCGAGACGCTCCGACGCACGACGCTGGGTGGGCTGGCCGTCGGCGACCGCGTCAACCTCGAGCGTTGCCTCACGCTGGATAAATTGCTCGGCGGGCACCTGGTGTCGGGCCACGTCGACGGCGTCGGCAAGATAGTTTCGATCGCTCCCGAGGGCGATTCGAAGCTCTACACATTCGAAGTCGCGCCCGCCCAGGCGCGCTACCTGGTCGAAAAGGGATCCGTCGCGATCGACGGCGTGAGCCTGACCGTCTTCGCGATCGCCGGCCGGCGCTTCAGCGTCGCGCTGATCCCGCATACGCTCAGGCTGACCACGCTCGGACAAAAAGGGCCGGGCGACGCGGTCAACGTCGAGAGCGACATGCTGGTCAAATACGTCGAACGGATTCTGGCCGGGCGAAGCAGTGGCGCCGCGCGTAAGGCCTCGCGCCGGAGCGCCACCGGCGCGCCCCTCAGCAAGACCGTCGGCGCCGCGCGTCACGCCCGCGGCCGGGGAGTACTGCCATGA
- a CDS encoding Rrf2 family transcriptional regulator, which yields MSLMQIPRKIEYALRAMIHLADHPEGVARGTEIARDEQIPKYYLEKVIRDLMHRGLVRARRGPGGGYQLARPADEVTFKDVIEAVEGPITLNVCVDGSSSCALQPTCRMFRVWEEGQRALLEIFSQTTLKEIAASRPAPMRFARVQVAAAADKEAAVAAKA from the coding sequence ATGAGCCTGATGCAGATACCGCGCAAGATCGAGTACGCGCTGAGGGCCATGATTCACCTGGCCGACCATCCCGAGGGCGTGGCGCGCGGCACCGAGATCGCGCGCGACGAGCAGATTCCCAAGTACTACCTCGAGAAGGTGATCCGCGACCTGATGCATCGCGGACTCGTGCGCGCGCGCCGCGGGCCGGGCGGCGGCTATCAGCTCGCGCGCCCCGCCGACGAGGTCACGTTCAAGGACGTGATCGAGGCGGTCGAGGGGCCGATCACGCTCAACGTATGCGTCGACGGCTCGAGCTCGTGCGCGCTGCAGCCGACCTGCCGGATGTTCCGCGTATGGGAAGAGGGCCAGCGCGCGCTGCTCGAGATTTTCTCGCAAACCACGCTTAAAGAGATCGCCGCCTCGCGCCCGGCGCCGATGCGCTTCGCGCGAGTCCAGGTCGCGGCCGCCGCCGACAAGGAAGCCGCGGTCGCCGCCAAGGCCTGA
- a CDS encoding GNAT family N-acetyltransferase produces the protein MHEPLDGQAADATAQFDEKSFYLEEFYGKSLLFALIPPSGERLGELDSLVRTLRMLRRNQTRCIVIVSADALARVMRRLGKLAPRAEPPVFNPGAGLRSRPYPPDSAVAQIWRALSARSIVVAVADTGKPADFTVFAQELASRLRVFKLILIDRQGGLSGADGARMSFVELGRIAREVRKQRAARRRAELRAVARALGNGVGSVNLVAPRDVYDELFSFVGTGTLFTERQYGFVRPVSIDDFEEVEALILRGQREGHLLARSREEIAQLLPSCFGYRVGDEHLAGVCSLLTERYHRERAGEITALYTLTRFAGEGVAVELVKQILNEARERPLRYVFACTAKERAAKFFARLGFRRVGPRDIPQAKWRGYDRARMSRLDIFRYDLD, from the coding sequence ATGCACGAACCGCTCGACGGGCAGGCCGCGGACGCCACCGCGCAGTTCGACGAGAAGTCGTTCTACCTCGAAGAGTTCTACGGCAAGAGCCTGCTTTTCGCGCTGATTCCGCCAAGCGGCGAGCGCCTGGGCGAGCTCGACTCCCTGGTGCGCACGCTGCGGATGCTGCGGCGCAATCAGACGCGATGCATCGTGATCGTCTCGGCCGACGCTTTGGCGCGCGTGATGCGCCGGCTCGGCAAACTCGCGCCGAGGGCCGAGCCGCCCGTGTTCAATCCCGGCGCCGGGCTGCGTTCGCGCCCGTATCCGCCCGATTCGGCAGTGGCGCAAATCTGGCGCGCGCTCAGCGCCAGATCAATCGTCGTGGCGGTGGCCGATACCGGCAAGCCCGCCGATTTCACCGTCTTCGCGCAGGAGCTGGCGAGCCGGCTCCGCGTCTTCAAGCTCATCCTGATCGATCGCCAGGGCGGCCTGAGCGGCGCCGACGGCGCGCGGATGTCGTTCGTCGAGCTCGGCCGCATCGCGCGCGAGGTGCGCAAGCAGCGCGCGGCGCGCCGGCGCGCGGAGCTGCGCGCGGTTGCGCGCGCACTGGGCAACGGCGTCGGCTCGGTCAACCTCGTCGCCCCGCGCGACGTCTATGACGAGCTCTTCAGCTTCGTCGGCACCGGCACGCTCTTCACCGAACGCCAGTACGGCTTCGTGCGCCCGGTTTCGATCGACGACTTCGAGGAAGTCGAGGCGCTGATCCTGCGCGGCCAGCGCGAGGGCCATCTGCTCGCGCGCTCGCGCGAGGAAATCGCACAACTGCTGCCGTCATGCTTCGGCTACCGCGTCGGCGACGAGCATCTGGCCGGCGTCTGCTCGCTGCTGACCGAGCGGTACCATCGCGAACGCGCCGGCGAGATCACCGCGCTCTACACGCTGACGCGGTTTGCGGGCGAGGGCGTCGCGGTCGAGCTGGTCAAGCAGATCCTCAACGAGGCGCGCGAGCGCCCCCTGCGCTACGTCTTCGCCTGCACCGCCAAGGAGCGGGCGGCAAAGTTTTTCGCGCGCCTCGGCTTTCGCCGGGTCGGGCCGCGCGACATCCCGCAGGCCAAATGGCGCGGCTACGATCGGGCGCGGATGTCGCGGCTCGATATTTTCCGCTACGACCTCGACTGA
- a CDS encoding glycosyltransferase family 39 protein: MDSTSASSGTHQRRTALTRWHLLAAAVVLATAALVLHQLDASEVCGANEAIEGVFVQQMVEHGVLLFPLENGSAPMYKPPLFHWTATALDRIGAVRRVDAFNLRLPSALYAIAGVALTIAFAWTPLGARGALLAGMILAASYQYVSEGRVGRVDMTLTLFETLAIMSCLWMLPAARAEKSSGPEARAVAIRYLFALALGLGVLAKGPVAIILPLGAIGAFLLRERRLAELGDLFTPGSLFVAIVTSLGWYVACAMGRRYGFLGRQLESENFGRFFGALGLMAPWYYLKPILLNSVPLSLIVPFAAAAALRRPADQAGAAPSADGRDLRARFDARLFATFWLLTVIFFTVAAYKRRAYLLPLWPSSAFLLAWGVGDIARRGRWGRAAQSGLVALCAALIAFNFVYLPRHEAAGCAGGSFRDAAAQINHAVGSDEPLYLYGFGDDPAPLLFYLDRDAPRVEGKLGDAPPGYVLVPESVWQEHESEALDLKPVLNVDAGVDKLLLLRRGGAIGMADRTSRMP; encoded by the coding sequence ATGGATTCCACTTCCGCCAGCAGCGGCACGCATCAGCGCCGGACGGCACTCACACGATGGCATCTTCTTGCCGCCGCGGTCGTGCTCGCGACGGCTGCGCTGGTCCTTCATCAGCTCGACGCAAGCGAAGTCTGCGGCGCCAACGAGGCTATCGAGGGAGTCTTCGTCCAGCAGATGGTCGAGCACGGCGTGCTGCTCTTTCCACTGGAGAACGGCAGCGCGCCGATGTACAAGCCGCCGTTGTTCCACTGGACCGCCACCGCGCTCGACCGGATCGGGGCGGTCAGACGGGTTGACGCCTTCAATCTGCGGCTGCCGTCGGCGCTCTACGCGATCGCGGGCGTGGCGCTTACGATCGCGTTCGCGTGGACGCCTCTGGGCGCGCGCGGAGCGCTGCTCGCGGGGATGATCCTGGCGGCCTCCTACCAGTACGTGAGCGAAGGACGGGTCGGGCGGGTCGATATGACGCTGACGTTATTCGAGACGCTCGCGATAATGAGCTGTCTATGGATGCTGCCTGCCGCGCGCGCTGAAAAATCCTCAGGACCGGAAGCTCGCGCCGTCGCGATTCGCTACCTCTTCGCGTTGGCGCTCGGACTCGGCGTGCTCGCCAAGGGACCGGTCGCGATAATCCTGCCGCTGGGTGCGATCGGCGCGTTCCTGCTCCGCGAGCGACGGCTCGCCGAGCTCGGCGACCTGTTCACGCCGGGCAGCCTGTTCGTCGCGATCGTGACGAGTCTTGGATGGTACGTCGCGTGCGCGATGGGCCGGCGCTATGGCTTCCTTGGCCGCCAGCTCGAAAGCGAAAATTTTGGCCGCTTCTTCGGCGCGCTGGGTCTCATGGCGCCATGGTATTACCTCAAACCGATCCTGCTCAACTCGGTGCCGCTGAGCCTGATCGTCCCGTTCGCCGCCGCGGCGGCGCTGCGCCGCCCGGCCGATCAGGCGGGCGCGGCGCCGAGCGCCGACGGGCGCGATCTTCGCGCGCGTTTCGACGCTCGCCTCTTCGCGACGTTCTGGCTGCTCACCGTCATTTTCTTTACCGTCGCCGCGTATAAGCGGCGCGCCTATCTGCTGCCGCTCTGGCCGTCCTCCGCTTTCCTGCTCGCCTGGGGAGTGGGCGACATCGCGCGGCGCGGGCGATGGGGCCGCGCCGCGCAAAGCGGACTTGTGGCGCTCTGCGCCGCGCTCATCGCCTTCAACTTTGTCTATCTTCCGCGTCACGAGGCGGCCGGATGCGCGGGCGGATCGTTTCGGGACGCCGCGGCCCAGATCAATCACGCGGTCGGAAGCGACGAGCCGCTCTATCTATACGGCTTCGGCGATGATCCGGCGCCTTTGCTTTTTTACCTCGATCGCGACGCTCCACGGGTCGAGGGTAAATTGGGCGACGCGCCGCCCGGCTACGTCCTTGTGCCCGAGAGCGTGTGGCAGGAGCACGAAAGCGAGGCGCTCGATTTGAAGCCCGTGCTGAACGTCGATGCCGGCGTCGACAAGCTGCTGCTGCTGCGCCGCGGCGGCGCGATCGGGATGGCGGACCGGACATCACGCATGCCGTAG
- the lptD gene encoding LPS assembly protein LptD has protein sequence MGRFPMRHAPSFYPDFPRPFGILLMTLAGLLVCTADAHAASRTRQPKMPTEQQFLQRQIQTLRPAGATRDLPVNVEGRTLVHDAKTDTYTISGAARLEQGPTTITADQIVLQHRYRGVAVGHVHIVDPTSDTHSSRAWFDLHNETARLADARILALNNNYYLTGKDVHKLTGQHYQATDASITTCTGDTTRPDWSISGKQIDLHLGGTATTRDAYFDVLGHPVLPVPFLEFNTNSERHSGFLTPRYGYSSLNGATFLQPYFIDISRSQDTTAQLDVETSTRIGGQLEYGLMQEYLTPSLFTYGSLAYGSDSRFFREIPSVALSHQYGLTTDGLSGSGLWQTDRVATSNLGLFQEFDNSYLQLEGVWNQDLIQPQSFALQTLPKLLWSGFQGLAGGLAYLDYDASAVNYWREQGIDGLRVDLNPRLTVPWTWSRYLDGWVTGGLDAAAYDVSGHQVNVIPVGTQGLIYNNGLTLGGLAPGGLMARAIPDANLGIRSALLDSFDLDRFGLRKIETLIQPFAQYSYVPTIDQNQFPLFDSVDRIEPRSLIDYGVSLRIFGQTEARTPGSGLGNRVLAMLGPSFTTAGGGSSSELLRFSLEQAYDTSHAVAGDGSHLSDVAAMGQLFPTSILSAATTVDWSPRPKQGLDAFNFSLAFQPPGQTSPSIYTGRALQGSFMQLSYTYAAPNAVLINTSKSVNAISAVSLSTYIGLFNRLGVFFAPVYDLADSRTLSSVFGFRLKSSCDCWFADFAIDDTYNPNNTSYIFQLTLSGLGSLGSGSPFGSNPFQLMGLVPSRSIVPPSDAAERSTTSNSN, from the coding sequence ATGGGCAGGTTTCCGATGCGCCACGCGCCTTCGTTTTACCCAGATTTTCCCCGACCGTTCGGGATCCTCCTGATGACCCTGGCCGGGCTGCTCGTCTGTACGGCGGACGCTCACGCCGCGTCAAGAACGCGCCAGCCAAAAATGCCTACGGAGCAGCAGTTTCTCCAGAGGCAAATCCAGACTTTGCGCCCTGCAGGCGCAACTAGAGATCTGCCGGTCAATGTCGAAGGCCGCACCCTGGTTCACGACGCAAAAACCGATACTTACACCATCAGCGGAGCGGCGAGACTCGAGCAGGGCCCGACCACAATAACGGCGGACCAAATCGTCCTCCAGCACCGCTACCGCGGTGTGGCCGTGGGGCATGTCCATATCGTCGATCCCACCTCGGACACACACTCCAGCCGGGCCTGGTTCGACCTGCACAACGAGACCGCCAGGCTAGCCGATGCCCGTATTCTCGCTCTCAACAACAATTACTATTTGACCGGCAAAGACGTCCACAAACTCACCGGTCAGCACTACCAGGCTACCGATGCTTCCATTACAACCTGTACGGGCGACACGACGCGGCCGGACTGGAGCATCAGCGGAAAGCAGATCGACCTTCATCTTGGTGGTACAGCCACAACCCGTGATGCCTACTTCGACGTTTTGGGCCATCCGGTGCTGCCGGTCCCGTTCCTGGAATTCAACACGAACAGTGAGCGGCACAGTGGTTTCCTTACTCCGCGATACGGGTACTCGAGCTTGAACGGCGCGACATTTTTGCAGCCGTATTTCATCGACATTAGCAGAAGTCAGGACACGACGGCGCAGCTCGACGTCGAAACCTCGACGCGTATCGGCGGACAACTCGAATACGGTCTCATGCAGGAATACCTGACGCCGAGTCTCTTCACATACGGCAGCCTCGCTTACGGTAGCGATAGCCGATTTTTCAGAGAGATCCCCAGTGTCGCCCTATCGCATCAATATGGTTTGACGACCGACGGGTTGTCGGGCAGTGGGTTGTGGCAAACGGACCGCGTTGCAACCTCAAACCTTGGGCTGTTCCAGGAATTCGACAATAGCTACCTGCAACTGGAAGGGGTGTGGAACCAGGACCTGATTCAACCCCAGAGTTTCGCCCTGCAGACCTTGCCGAAGTTGCTGTGGAGCGGCTTCCAGGGTCTGGCCGGGGGATTGGCCTATCTCGACTACGACGCGTCAGCGGTGAACTACTGGCGGGAACAGGGAATCGACGGTTTGAGGGTTGATCTGAATCCTCGTCTGACAGTGCCTTGGACATGGAGCCGTTATCTCGATGGCTGGGTGACCGGGGGCCTGGACGCTGCCGCGTATGACGTCTCCGGACATCAGGTAAACGTGATTCCGGTGGGAACCCAAGGGCTGATTTACAATAATGGCCTGACGTTGGGCGGGCTGGCGCCGGGTGGTTTGATGGCGCGCGCCATACCCGACGCCAACCTGGGAATCCGCAGTGCCCTGCTGGACAGTTTCGATCTGGATAGGTTCGGCTTACGGAAGATCGAAACCCTGATCCAGCCGTTCGCGCAGTACAGTTATGTGCCGACCATCGACCAGAACCAATTTCCCCTTTTCGACAGTGTTGACCGTATAGAACCTCGCAGTCTTATCGATTACGGCGTAAGTCTTCGGATCTTCGGTCAGACGGAGGCTCGGACGCCCGGCTCGGGCCTCGGCAACCGGGTTTTGGCCATGCTGGGACCGAGCTTCACGACCGCGGGCGGCGGCTCCTCTTCGGAACTCCTGCGCTTCAGTCTCGAGCAGGCCTACGATACCTCTCATGCGGTGGCTGGCGACGGCTCCCATCTCTCCGATGTTGCCGCCATGGGCCAGCTTTTCCCCACCAGCATTCTTTCCGCAGCGACCACCGTCGATTGGAGCCCGCGCCCTAAGCAGGGTCTCGACGCGTTCAACTTCTCGCTGGCTTTTCAGCCGCCTGGGCAAACTTCGCCAAGCATCTATACGGGGCGAGCGTTGCAAGGCTCGTTCATGCAATTGTCGTATACATACGCCGCGCCGAACGCAGTATTGATAAATACCAGCAAATCCGTGAATGCCATCAGTGCGGTTTCGCTATCAACTTACATTGGCCTGTTCAACCGTCTCGGGGTTTTCTTCGCACCCGTATACGATTTGGCGGATTCACGAACGCTGTCGAGTGTGTTCGGGTTTCGATTGAAGTCCTCGTGTGACTGCTGGTTTGCCGACTTTGCTATTGACGATACTTACAATCCAAACAATACGAGTTACATTTTCCAGCTTACTCTTTCCGGGTTGGGCTCGTTGGGCAGCGGTTCCCCGTTCGGGAGCAACCCATTTCAACTCATGGGCCTGGTGCCAAGCCGTTCAATAGTCCCGCCATCCGACGCGGCTGAAAGATCTACGACTTCCAATTCCAACTAG
- the lptE gene encoding LPS assembly lipoprotein LptE, whose product MSTYRAAAVSWLLAIVSLTHYVLPLMFFGLASAAIDGCALHFADNGSALPSSAKTIYVAHFENLTYVSGLDDQFMRYMKDAIASRGRLVVVDDPGQADLLLSGKILYAGAAPASLSGVSEPLSYGNSIMVAATLTDRRTKAVVWSTKGISGSSQASVVAQAIVPTTPQFLKQNLRGPDILNMTDMQVAATQETVAKGQMMQQVASELYTDMSWGL is encoded by the coding sequence ATGAGTACGTATAGAGCCGCTGCGGTCTCCTGGCTGTTGGCCATCGTTTCGTTGACGCACTACGTCTTGCCATTGATGTTCTTTGGCTTGGCGAGCGCCGCAATTGACGGCTGTGCCCTGCACTTTGCCGATAACGGTAGCGCGCTGCCCAGCTCGGCGAAGACGATTTATGTTGCTCATTTCGAAAACCTGACTTACGTTTCGGGTCTTGACGACCAGTTCATGCGCTATATGAAAGACGCCATCGCGTCGCGTGGAAGGTTGGTGGTGGTGGACGATCCGGGCCAGGCGGATCTGCTGCTCTCCGGGAAAATTCTTTATGCAGGTGCGGCTCCTGCGAGCCTCAGCGGTGTATCCGAACCGCTGAGCTACGGCAACTCAATCATGGTCGCGGCAACGCTTACCGATCGGCGAACCAAGGCGGTCGTATGGAGCACCAAGGGTATTAGCGGCTCGTCTCAGGCTTCTGTAGTGGCGCAAGCTATCGTGCCTACCACGCCGCAGTTCTTGAAACAGAACCTTCGCGGCCCGGATATACTGAACATGACCGATATGCAGGTGGCCGCGACGCAAGAGACCGTAGCAAAGGGCCAAATGATGCAGCAGGTGGCGTCCGAGCTTTACACGGACATGTCTTGGGGTTTGTAG